The following proteins come from a genomic window of Nicotiana tomentosiformis chromosome 12, ASM39032v3, whole genome shotgun sequence:
- the LOC104101841 gene encoding protein NRT1/ PTR FAMILY 1.2-like, with the protein MENSSGEKGEMIEQPLLDASETQKGGFRTFPFILGNAALMNAATNALTPNLILYLMNEYHMDMTTGSNILYIWSATTNIAPVLAAFLADSFVGRFKMIGLGSVVTLVGMFLFWLTSVIPQARPPPCIGSNNICRSAEMFQLFFLCSSLGLVAIGAGAIKSSSLAFGSDQLKREVYQQNARAIESYFSWYYAVYALSVLVSLTCLVYIQVNMGWALGFGAPVLLMLFSTLLIFLGNPFYVKLKPKSSLITGLIQVIVASYRNRCLRLSSQSEDILYHQKKGSVIVLPSEKLRFLNKACIVQDPQLDLSPDGEATDPWRLCTVDQVEELKALLNVVPIWLTGAIMNINISQTSFPVLQATTMDRHIGSSFEIPAASFGIFAVIAAILWIVLYDRLVLPIASKLTGKPAHFSTKERMGFGMFLSFLSVLVMAVVEGVRRSIAIKEGYSDDPQSVIPMSAMWLLPQNCLGGFAEALNAIGQNEFYISEFPRSMSSVASALLGVGMGVASLLASFIMSTINELTRGGGQESWVSSNINKGHFDYYYLVLAGLSVVNLLCYIACSRAYGPCKGENREVIEED; encoded by the exons ATGGAGAATTCTTCAGGTGAAAAAGGCGAAATGATCGAACAGCCTTTGCTAGATGCTTCTGAAACTCAAAAGGGTGGTTTCAGAACCTTTCCTTTCATACTTG GAAATGCGGCTTTGATGAATGCGGCGACTAATGCTCTAACTCCTAATCTGATTCTGTATTTGATGAATGAATATCACATGGATATGACTACTGGGTCCAATATTCTTTACATCTGGTCAGCAACTACCAACATTGCTCCAGTTCTTGCGGCCTTTCTGGCGGATTCTTTTGTGGGCCGGTTCAAGATGATAGGACTGGGATCTGTTGTTACCCTTGTG GGGATGTTTCTGTTTTGGCTGACATCAGTGATTCCGCAAGCAAGACCTCCACCCTGTATCGGTTCCAACAACATTTGCAGATCAGCAGAGATGTTCCAACTCTTCTTCCTGTGTTCCTCTTTGGGCCTCGTTGCCATTGGAGCAGGTGCAATCAAATCCTCATCTTTAGCATTTGGTTCGGATCAGTTGAAACGGGAAGTATATCAACAAAATGCGCGTGCAATAGAGAGCTACTTCAGCTGGTACTATGCCGTGTATGCTTTGTCTGTCCTGGTTTCTCTCACGTGTCTTGTTTATATCCAAGTCAACATGGGGTGGGCTTTAGGTTTTGGAGCTCCTGTTTTGCTAATGTTGTTTTCAACTCTTTTAATATTTTTGGGTAATCCATTCTACGTGAAGCTGAAGCCTAAATCGAGCTTAATCACTGGGTTAATTCAAGTGATTGTAGCCTCTTACAGAAATAGATGTCTCAGATTGTCATCACAGAGTGAAGATATACTATACCATCAGAAGAAAGGATCAGTGATAGTTCTTCCTAGTGAAAAACTTAG GTTTCTGAATAAGGCTTGCATTGTACAAGATCCTCAGCTGGATTTGAGCCCAGATGGAGAAGCAACAGATCCTTGGCGTCTTTGCACTGTAGATCAAGTAGAGGAGCTGAAAGCATTACTCAATGTTGTTCCAATCTGGTTGACGGGAGCTATCATGAACATAAATATAAGCCAGACCTCTTTTCCAGTACTTCAAGCGACTACCATGGATCGGCATATaggttcaagctttgaaatcccaGCTGCCTCCTTTGGAATCTTTGCTGTCATCGCTGCTATTCTTTGGATTGTCCTCTATGATCGTTTGGTTCTTCCCATAGCATCAAAATTGACCGGGAAACCTGCTCATTTCAGCACGAAAGAGAGAATGGGGTTTGGGATGTTTCTTTCCTTCCTGTCAGTCTTAGTGATGGCAGTTGTGGAAGGTGTCCGGAGAAGTATTGCAATCAAGGAGGGGTACTCGGATGATCCACAAAGCGTGATCCCTATGTCAGCAATGTGGCTACTTCCCCAAAATTGCCTTGGTGGCTTTGCAGAGGCCCTAAATGCCATCGGCCAAAACGAATTTTATATTTCAGAATTTCCTAGAAGCATGTCAAGTGTAGCTTCTGCTCTATTAGGAGTTGGTATGGGAGTGGCAAGCTTACTAGCGAGCTTTATAATGAGTACTATCAACGAATTGACGAGAGGAGGAGGGCAGGAGAGCTGGGTATCAAGCAATATAAACAAGGGTCATTTCGACTACTATTATTTGGTTCTTGCAGGATTAAGCGTGGTTAACCTACTGTGTTATATTGCTTGTAGTAGAGCTTATGGTCCATGTAAAGGAGAGAACAGGGAGGTGATTGAAGAAGACTAG
- the LOC104101842 gene encoding uncharacterized protein, producing MSKNNNGRPCVQRNQEYTYDPVRSLNRMVSEPYYLFHLLVFFSYIPIRFSASQLLSPARNSFLLKREIQVFVAYCVLAVVKIVKTESWESFIHDTLFFAKIFLTAIALVLDYHLALWYTVAFLVIHIIAQQPPYEGLGSSNHLTPLQLETLLTEGNTSRFWLVEFRAFSTPACVCTSSFFPELSITYSNANLSFGTVDIGLFPNAAEKIGIPLGSLNQLPVYILFENAIEVARFPEFDSEPYVFGPTITKKLLCGRFELDKRLLDYVNGK from the exons ATGTCAAAAAACAACAATGGCCGACCGTGTGTTCAACGAAATCAGGAATATACTTACGATCCAGTGAGATCGTTAAATCGGATGGTGTCGGAGCCTTATTACCTATTTCACTTGCTCGTTTTCTTCTCCTACATCCCCATTCGATTCTCCGCTTCTCAGCTCCTCTCTCCTGCTCGCAACTCTTTCCTTCTTAAACGA GAAATTCAAGTGTTTGTTGCATACTGCGTCTTGGCTGTTGTGAAG ATTGTAAAGACAGAAAGCTGGGAATCCTTCATTCATGATACTTTATTTTTTGCTAAG ATTTTCCTTACTGCCATTGCTTTAGTTTTGGATTATCACTTGGCGCTTTGGTACACAGTGGCATTTCTAG TTATACACATTATAGCGCAGCAGCCTCCATATGAAGGACTAG GTTCTTCAAATCATTTGACACCATTGCAGTTGGAGACTTTGCTTACTGAAGGGAATACATCACGATTTTGGCTG GTCGAATTTCGTGCTTTCTCCACACCGGCTTGCGTATGCACAAGTTCCTTTTTCCCAGAACTCTCAATAAC ATACTCAAATGCAAATTTATCTTTTGGGACGGTTGATATTGGACTCTTCCCTAATGCTGCTGAAAAAATTGGCATTCCTCTTG GAAGCTTGAACCAACTTCCAGTGTACATTCTATTTGAGAATGCTATAGAGGTTGCACGCTTTCCAGAGTTCGATTCTGAGCCATATGTTTTTGGTCCTACCATTACGAAG AAACTTCTTTGTGGGCGTTTTGAGCTTGACAAAAGACTTCTGGATTATGTAAATGGAAAATAG